One segment of Natranaeroarchaeum aerophilus DNA contains the following:
- the samp2 gene encoding ubiquitin-like small modifier protein SAMP2: MQVTVEVKGEETVELDVEDETYAELLERVDVSPHEASVLVDGRPVPEDQPVEAEHVTVLRLIKGG, encoded by the coding sequence ATGCAGGTTACCGTCGAGGTAAAGGGCGAGGAAACGGTTGAACTCGACGTCGAGGACGAAACCTATGCGGAGCTCCTGGAGCGCGTCGACGTCAGCCCGCACGAGGCGTCCGTGCTGGTCGACGGTCGCCCGGTCCCGGAGGATCAGCCGGTGGAGGCGGAGCACGTCACCGTGTTACGGCTGATCAAGGGCGGGTAA